One genomic segment of Hydra vulgaris chromosome 14, alternate assembly HydraT2T_AEP includes these proteins:
- the LOC101237534 gene encoding uncharacterized protein LOC101237534: MDSNEDSGEHEIQPNENWYTTNAEIASQVISKYTGATSSSNKRKQTNTKPSDEEYSRKRARNNVAVKKSREKAKNRIVETQVRVEQLSQENEELQTKVTLLTKELNVLRALFTNGGFALPNELQIVSNNSNNELSQNQHQNNEQSTSNGGNHNLLNKETKMSFDTKIQPLKPMPRVFTNSQKSLLSSSPQSSDSFNPYERSNESQLFTYNPKYTPATEYVKKETKKSNCHSILVPPDTTSQRSSSLLYQNGAEMRHTSVIQTVTSQPQQQQKSSLTQNSLGKFCIIQDPEKVGQVKIVPLDS, encoded by the coding sequence ATGGATTCAAATGAAGATAGTGGAGAACATGAAATACAACCTAATGAAAATTGGTATACAACAAATGCAGAAATAGCAAGTCAAGTCATCAGCAAGTACACTGGGGCAACCTCATCAAGCAATAAACGTAAACAAACTAATACGAAGCCATCCGACGAAGAGTATTCAAGAAAAAGAGCGCGTAACAATGTTGCTGTAAAAAAAAGTCGAGAAAAGGCAAAAAATAGGATAGTTGAAACACAAGTACGTGTGGAACAGTTAAGTCAAGAAAATGAAGAACTACAGACCAAAGTTACCCTTTTAACGAaagaattaaatgttttaagagCTTTATTTACCAATGGAGGGTTTGCCCTTCCTAATGAACTtcaaattgtttcaaataacaGTAATAATGAGTTATCTCAAAACCAACATCAAAATAATGAACAAAGTACATCTAATGGAGGAAACcataatcttttaaataaagaaactaaaatgaGTTTTGATACAAAAATACAGCCATTAAAACCTATGCCTAGAGTATTTACAAATAGTCAAAAGTCCCTTTTATCCTCCTCACCACAAAGCAGTGATAGTTTTAATCCTTATGAACGTAGTAATGAATCTCAGTTATTTACTTATAATCCAAAATATACTCCAGCTACTGAATATGTAAAGAAAGagacaaaaaaatcaaattgccATTCAATATTAGTACCTCCTGATACAACCTCTCAAAGAAGTTCGAGTTTACTATATCAGAATGGCGCTGAGATGCGACATACTTCAGTTATACAAACAGTAACTTCACAAccccaacaacaacaaaagagCTCTTTAACACAAAACTCATTAGGCAAATTTTGTATAATCCAAGATCCAGAAAAAGTTGGTCAAGTAAAAATAGTTCCACTTGATAGCTAG